In the Qipengyuania pelagi genome, one interval contains:
- a CDS encoding PAS domain-containing protein — protein sequence MSVHHQSYHAHRSTDARSLEVVSQVGLDSSDLALCLLEQSPDCVKILSVDGTLDFMNCNGLDAMEIDEPEKVLGQLWWHLWPDHSQAMVEANFRSSLGGRTVQFEAFCPTARGNPRNWSVNLKPMIARDGPVVSVLATSREIGSA from the coding sequence ATGTCAGTCCATCATCAATCATATCACGCCCATCGCTCGACCGATGCGCGGTCGCTTGAAGTCGTGTCGCAGGTAGGCCTGGACAGCAGCGATCTGGCGCTTTGCCTCCTCGAACAGAGCCCCGATTGCGTGAAGATCCTCAGCGTCGACGGCACGCTCGATTTCATGAACTGCAACGGTCTCGATGCGATGGAGATCGACGAGCCTGAAAAGGTGCTGGGCCAATTGTGGTGGCATCTCTGGCCCGATCATTCCCAAGCCATGGTGGAAGCCAATTTCCGCTCTTCCCTGGGTGGCCGCACCGTGCAGTTCGAGGCCTTCTGCCCGACAGCCAGGGGCAATCCGCGCAATTGGTCGGTGAATTTGAAGCCGATGATCGCGCGTGACGGGCCGGTGGTTTCGGTGCTGGCGACCTCGCGCGAAATCGGTTCGGCCTGA
- the dxr gene encoding 1-deoxy-D-xylulose-5-phosphate reductoisomerase translates to MNERRSITILGATGSVGGSTLDLIRRDRGAWDVVALTAHSNVDDLARLAREFGAQLAVIGEEHRLGDLREALAGSDVEAAAGAQALCEAAARPADIAVAAIVGCAGLAPVMAAIERGGTVALANKEALVSAGEVMTRAVERHGARLLPVDSEHNAIFQCLAGNSLDDVRWITLTASGGPLRLVGDLDSVTPAQAVAHPNWDMGAKISVDSATMFNKGLELIEAHHLFPVGLDRFRIVVHPQSVIHSMVEYRDGSTLAQLGPSDMRVPIASCLAWPERMDTPCEPLDLAAIGELSFFAPDEERFPATRLAREAAEAGGAAPAVLNAANEVAVAAFLAGQIKFSRISSLVAQVLDGGNLPPAPQSLEDVLMLDRAARTRASNLLETG, encoded by the coding sequence ATGAACGAGCGGCGTTCGATCACGATCCTTGGCGCGACCGGCTCGGTCGGCGGCTCGACGCTCGACCTGATCCGCCGCGATCGCGGGGCGTGGGATGTCGTCGCGCTGACGGCGCATTCGAACGTCGACGATCTCGCCCGGCTGGCCCGCGAATTCGGTGCGCAGCTTGCCGTGATCGGGGAGGAGCATCGGCTCGGCGACCTGCGCGAGGCACTGGCGGGATCGGACGTCGAAGCGGCTGCGGGGGCGCAGGCCTTGTGCGAAGCGGCGGCGCGCCCGGCGGATATCGCGGTGGCGGCCATCGTGGGCTGCGCGGGCCTCGCCCCGGTTATGGCCGCGATCGAGCGCGGCGGCACGGTCGCGCTCGCCAACAAGGAGGCGCTGGTCAGCGCGGGCGAGGTGATGACGCGCGCGGTCGAGCGGCACGGCGCGCGGCTCCTGCCGGTCGATTCCGAACATAACGCGATCTTCCAATGCCTTGCGGGCAACAGTTTGGACGATGTGCGCTGGATCACTCTGACCGCGAGCGGGGGGCCGCTGCGCTTGGTCGGGGATCTCGATTCGGTCACGCCCGCACAGGCGGTCGCGCATCCCAACTGGGACATGGGCGCCAAGATCAGCGTCGATTCGGCGACCATGTTCAACAAGGGCCTCGAACTGATCGAAGCGCATCACCTGTTCCCGGTCGGACTCGATAGATTCCGGATCGTGGTTCACCCGCAAAGCGTGATCCATTCGATGGTCGAATATCGTGACGGATCGACTCTGGCGCAGCTCGGCCCTTCCGACATGCGCGTGCCGATCGCCTCCTGCCTCGCCTGGCCGGAGCGGATGGATACGCCCTGCGAACCGCTGGACCTCGCTGCGATCGGCGAATTGTCCTTTTTCGCCCCCGACGAAGAGCGGTTTCCCGCCACCCGCCTGGCGCGCGAGGCGGCGGAGGCGGGCGGGGCGGCCCCTGCCGTGCTCAACGCCGCCAACGAGGTCGCGGTCGCCGCTTTCCTCGCCGGTCAGATCAAGTTCAGCCGGATTTCGTCACTGGTGGCCCAGGTGCTGGATGGCGGAAACCTGCCGCCCGCGCCGCAATCGCTCGAAGACGTGCTGATGCTGGACCGGGCCGCGCGGACGCGGGCGAGCAATCTCTTGGAGACTGGCTGA
- the frr gene encoding ribosome recycling factor has translation MAKYDKSDIDRRMQGAVESLKGDLSGLRTGRANTSLLDPVVVEVYGAMMPLSQVATVNAPEPRMLSVQVWDKANVTAVEKGIAKSNLGLNPIVDGQTLRLPMPDLTEERRKDLAKLAGEYGEKAKIAIRNVRRDGMEALKDDEKKKEISEDERKRSEDDVQKMTDKHVGEVDDAVAKKEQEILTQ, from the coding sequence ATGGCCAAATACGACAAATCCGACATCGACCGCCGTATGCAGGGCGCGGTCGAGAGCCTGAAGGGCGATCTTTCCGGCCTGCGCACGGGCCGCGCGAATACCAGCCTGCTCGATCCGGTGGTAGTCGAGGTCTATGGCGCGATGATGCCGCTGTCGCAGGTCGCGACGGTCAACGCGCCCGAGCCGCGGATGTTGTCGGTCCAGGTGTGGGACAAGGCGAATGTGACGGCGGTGGAGAAGGGGATCGCGAAATCCAATCTCGGCCTCAACCCGATTGTCGACGGCCAGACCCTGCGCCTGCCCATGCCCGATCTGACCGAGGAACGCCGCAAGGATCTCGCCAAGCTGGCGGGCGAATATGGCGAAAAGGCCAAGATCGCCATCCGCAACGTGCGCCGTGACGGGATGGAGGCGCTCAAGGACGACGAGAAGAAGAAGGAAATCTCCGAAGACGAGCGCAAGCGGAGCGAGGACGACGTCCAGAAGATGACCGACAAGCATGTCGGCGAGGTGGACGATGCGGTCGCGAAGAAGGAACAGGAAATCCTGACGCAGTGA
- the rpsB gene encoding 30S ribosomal protein S2, whose amino-acid sequence MTAPTVTMQQLIEAGAHFGHQTHRWNPRMKPYIFGARNGIHIIDLSQTVPLFARALDFVQQTARSGGKVLFVGTKRQAQDAIREAALSSGQHFVNHRWLGGMLTNWKTISGSIKELKALEEQLAGDTSGLTKKEVLNLTRKRDKLELSLGGIRDMGGIPDVMFVIDANKEDLAIKEANVLGIPVVAVLDTNTDPSGIAFPIPGNDDASRAVRLYCDAIADAARSGKGAGVQDSGRDVGAMDTPPAEAAA is encoded by the coding sequence ATGACGGCTCCTACCGTCACGATGCAGCAATTGATCGAGGCCGGCGCGCATTTCGGCCACCAGACCCACCGTTGGAACCCGCGCATGAAGCCGTATATCTTCGGCGCGCGCAACGGCATCCACATCATCGACCTGTCGCAGACCGTTCCGCTGTTCGCGCGCGCGCTCGACTTCGTGCAGCAGACCGCGCGTTCGGGTGGCAAGGTGCTGTTCGTCGGCACCAAGCGCCAGGCGCAGGACGCGATTCGCGAAGCCGCGCTCTCTTCGGGCCAGCACTTCGTCAACCATCGCTGGCTGGGCGGGATGCTCACCAACTGGAAGACGATTTCGGGTTCGATCAAGGAATTGAAGGCGCTCGAGGAACAGCTCGCCGGTGACACCAGCGGCCTGACCAAGAAGGAAGTGCTCAACCTGACGCGCAAGCGCGACAAGCTTGAACTGTCGCTCGGCGGCATTCGCGACATGGGCGGCATTCCCGATGTGATGTTCGTGATCGACGCCAACAAGGAAGACCTCGCCATCAAGGAAGCCAACGTGCTCGGCATTCCGGTGGTCGCGGTGCTCGACACCAACACCGATCCTTCGGGCATCGCCTTCCCGATCCCCGGCAATGACGACGCCAGCCGCGCCGTGCGCCTCTATTGCGACGCGATCGCCGATGCGGCGCGCTCGGGCAAGGGCGCGGGCGTGCAGGATTCGGGTCGCGATGTCGGCGCGATGGACACCCCGCCGGCCGAGGCCGCGGCCTGA
- the tsf gene encoding translation elongation factor Ts → MANFTTADIKALRERTGAGMMDAKKALVETDGDLEAAVDALRAKGLATAQKKSSRTAAEGLIGVAVSDSGSGAKGVAVEVNSETDFVAKNDRFQDFVRAVTDVAITADSDDVEALKAKDYPTGGTVSDKLTDNVATIGENQQIRRMKTVSVNNGVVVPYMHNAVAPNLGKIGVLVALESEADKETLEALGKQIAMHIAAAFPQALNADGLDADLIERERAIAKEKAAESGKPENVQDKMVEGAVAKFAKENALLSQVFVMDNKTPISEVVAKAGKDAGKPIELVDYVRFQLGEGIEKEETDFAAEVAAAVKG, encoded by the coding sequence ATGGCGAATTTCACCACCGCCGATATCAAGGCGCTGCGCGAACGCACCGGCGCGGGCATGATGGATGCCAAGAAGGCGCTCGTCGAAACCGATGGCGATCTGGAAGCCGCGGTCGACGCGCTGCGCGCCAAGGGTCTTGCCACCGCTCAGAAGAAATCCAGCCGCACCGCGGCGGAAGGCCTGATCGGCGTCGCCGTTTCAGATTCTGGCTCAGGCGCCAAGGGCGTTGCCGTCGAGGTCAATTCCGAAACCGACTTCGTCGCCAAGAACGACCGGTTCCAGGACTTCGTCCGCGCGGTCACCGATGTCGCGATCACTGCTGACAGCGACGATGTCGAAGCCTTGAAGGCGAAGGACTATCCCACCGGCGGCACCGTTTCCGACAAGCTGACCGACAATGTCGCCACCATCGGCGAAAACCAGCAGATCCGTCGCATGAAGACCGTCTCGGTCAATAACGGCGTCGTCGTGCCCTATATGCACAATGCGGTCGCGCCGAATCTCGGCAAGATCGGCGTTCTCGTCGCGCTCGAGAGCGAGGCGGACAAGGAAACGCTCGAAGCGCTCGGCAAGCAGATCGCCATGCACATCGCCGCCGCCTTCCCGCAGGCGCTGAACGCCGACGGGCTCGATGCCGACCTAATCGAGCGCGAGCGCGCCATCGCTAAGGAAAAGGCGGCGGAAAGCGGCAAGCCCGAAAACGTTCAGGACAAGATGGTCGAAGGTGCCGTGGCCAAGTTCGCCAAGGAAAACGCGCTCCTCAGCCAAGTGTTCGTGATGGACAACAAGACCCCGATCTCCGAAGTCGTCGCCAAGGCAGGCAAGGATGCGGGCAAGCCGATCGAACTGGTCGACTATGTCCGCTTCCAGTTGGGCGAAGGCATCGAGAAGGAAGAGACCGATTTCGCGGCGGAAGTCGCGGCGGCGGTCAAGGGCTGA
- a CDS encoding phosphatidate cytidylyltransferase, translating into MAAGELAENRKRDRVKALAMRAMAVPLSVRTSDLPKRAASAVVMLALAGTALWLGGLWFDGFVILVAAICLFEAVRLIRRAGRAASTALVLFGCAVAILYVGAASAMLIELPIPVVLGVVAIVIATDTGAYFSGRSIGGPKIAPRISPSKTWAGLGGGMVAAGLVSLGFFYSNVGERAFSLMGAGAFAIGAGLAVVAQAGDFLESWFKRKAGMKDSSNLIPGHGGVFDRVDGMLPVAIVAGLLWFFAHP; encoded by the coding sequence TTGGCGGCAGGTGAGCTGGCGGAGAACCGCAAGCGCGACAGGGTGAAGGCCCTTGCGATGCGGGCGATGGCCGTCCCGTTGTCGGTGCGGACCAGCGATCTGCCCAAACGCGCCGCCTCCGCCGTGGTGATGCTCGCGCTGGCGGGCACGGCGCTCTGGCTGGGCGGGCTGTGGTTTGACGGGTTCGTGATCCTCGTCGCCGCGATCTGCCTGTTCGAGGCGGTGCGCCTGATCCGCCGCGCCGGTCGCGCCGCGTCGACGGCTCTGGTCCTGTTCGGTTGCGCAGTCGCGATCCTCTATGTCGGGGCGGCTTCCGCCATGCTGATCGAATTGCCGATTCCGGTCGTGCTCGGCGTGGTCGCGATCGTCATCGCCACCGATACCGGCGCCTATTTCAGCGGACGATCGATCGGCGGGCCCAAGATCGCGCCGCGCATCAGCCCGTCCAAGACCTGGGCGGGGCTCGGCGGCGGGATGGTGGCGGCAGGGCTGGTCTCGCTCGGTTTCTTCTATTCCAATGTCGGTGAGCGCGCCTTTTCGCTCATGGGCGCGGGCGCCTTCGCTATCGGAGCAGGCCTGGCTGTCGTCGCTCAGGCTGGCGATTTTCTCGAAAGCTGGTTCAAGCGCAAGGCGGGGATGAAGGACAGCTCCAACCTGATTCCCGGCCATGGCGGCGTGTTCGATCGGGTCGACGGGATGCTGCCCGTGGCGATCGTCGCCGGGCTGCTGTGGTTCTTCGCCCACCCATGA
- the rseP gene encoding RIP metalloprotease RseP yields the protein MDTFLPLWVYYVLGFPLLLGPLVTLHELGHYLVGRWFGVQAEAFSVGFGKEIAGFTDKRGTRWKLSALPLGGYVQFKGDMNPASIPDGEAVAALSEEEKRGSFHHAALWKRALIVFAGPATNILITLAIFAAFFASFGQPVAADPEQTNVVQSFAPESVAEEAGMREGDRVVAIDGEPVRQFSDITDRVMMFPGKPVTIDVERQGERIAIPLTIGSTVEEDSFGNSSRIGRLGIYSAPIAWEPVSLLAAGPLAVEHSLNLVDMMVTGIAQIFTGDRSVRELGGPVKIAKYSGEQLSLGLTSFVNFAALISLNLAFINLLPIPALDGGHLAFYAAEAVRRKPVGPRGQELAFRTGMALVLMLMIFVTINDLVSLPIFGG from the coding sequence TTGGACACTTTCCTGCCCCTGTGGGTCTATTACGTGCTCGGCTTCCCGCTCCTGCTGGGGCCGCTCGTGACCCTGCACGAACTCGGGCATTATCTGGTCGGGCGCTGGTTCGGCGTTCAGGCAGAAGCGTTTTCGGTCGGATTCGGTAAGGAAATCGCGGGCTTCACCGATAAACGTGGGACGCGGTGGAAACTGTCGGCCCTGCCGCTGGGCGGTTATGTCCAGTTCAAGGGCGATATGAACCCCGCCAGCATACCCGATGGCGAGGCTGTTGCTGCCCTGAGCGAAGAAGAGAAGCGCGGCAGTTTCCACCACGCAGCCTTGTGGAAACGCGCGCTTATCGTCTTTGCAGGTCCGGCGACCAATATCCTGATAACGCTAGCGATCTTCGCGGCCTTCTTCGCCAGCTTCGGCCAGCCGGTCGCCGCCGATCCCGAGCAGACCAATGTCGTCCAGAGCTTCGCGCCGGAATCGGTCGCCGAAGAGGCGGGGATGCGCGAAGGCGACCGGGTCGTCGCGATCGATGGCGAGCCGGTGCGGCAATTCTCCGACATTACCGACCGGGTGATGATGTTCCCCGGCAAACCCGTCACCATCGATGTCGAGCGTCAGGGCGAGCGGATCGCGATCCCGCTCACGATCGGATCGACCGTGGAAGAGGACAGTTTCGGCAATTCCTCGCGCATCGGGCGGCTGGGCATCTATTCCGCGCCGATCGCATGGGAGCCGGTCAGCCTGCTCGCGGCTGGGCCGCTTGCGGTCGAGCACAGCCTCAATCTCGTCGACATGATGGTGACGGGAATCGCCCAGATCTTCACCGGCGATCGTTCGGTCCGGGAACTGGGCGGGCCGGTCAAGATCGCCAAATATTCGGGCGAGCAATTGAGCCTCGGGCTGACCTCCTTCGTCAACTTCGCGGCGCTGATTTCGCTTAACTTGGCATTCATCAACCTGCTGCCAATTCCCGCCCTCGACGGCGGGCACCTGGCATTCTACGCGGCCGAAGCGGTCCGTCGAAAGCCGGTCGGCCCGCGCGGTCAGGAACTGGCGTTTCGCACCGGCATGGCCCTCGTGCTCATGCTGATGATATTCGTCACGATAAACGATTTGGTCAGCCTGCCGATATTCGGTGGTTGA
- the pyrH gene encoding UMP kinase: MPMPPMKRVLLKLSGEVLMGDGPFGIDPDFVMELAEEVKRAKETGLEICLVIGGGNIFRGMAGAARGMDRAQADYMGMLATVMNALAMQNALEQIGVPTRVQSAIQMDQVCEPVIRRRAERHLEKGRIVIFAAGVGAPYFTTDSGAALRAAEMRCDALLKGTSVDGVYSADPKQDPNAQRFDTVTYDRVLADNLKVMDASAVALCRDNDIPIVVFSIREKGNLARVLSGEGVQTIVENRK; the protein is encoded by the coding sequence ATGCCCATGCCTCCGATGAAACGCGTCCTCCTGAAATTGTCGGGCGAGGTGCTGATGGGGGACGGGCCGTTCGGGATCGACCCTGACTTCGTCATGGAGCTCGCCGAAGAGGTGAAGCGTGCCAAGGAAACCGGGCTCGAAATCTGCCTCGTCATCGGCGGCGGCAATATCTTTCGCGGCATGGCGGGCGCGGCGCGAGGGATGGACCGCGCGCAGGCTGACTATATGGGGATGCTCGCCACGGTGATGAACGCGCTCGCGATGCAGAACGCGCTCGAACAGATCGGCGTGCCGACGCGGGTGCAGTCCGCGATCCAGATGGATCAGGTGTGCGAACCGGTAATCCGTCGCCGCGCGGAGAGGCATCTCGAAAAAGGGCGGATTGTGATCTTCGCCGCCGGTGTCGGCGCGCCCTATTTCACCACCGATAGCGGCGCGGCCCTGCGCGCGGCGGAAATGCGCTGCGATGCCCTCTTGAAGGGGACCAGCGTCGATGGCGTCTACAGCGCCGATCCCAAGCAGGACCCAAATGCGCAGCGTTTCGACACAGTGACTTACGATCGGGTCCTGGCAGACAATCTCAAGGTGATGGACGCCAGCGCGGTTGCGCTTTGCCGCGACAACGACATTCCGATCGTGGTCTTCTCGATCCGCGAGAAGGGCAATCTGGCGCGGGTGCTTTCGGGCGAAGGCGTGCAGACCATCGTCGAAAACCGCAAATAG
- the uppS gene encoding polyprenyl diphosphate synthase produces MSDSTGSRARHVAIIMDGNGRWAKRRGLPRALGHRRGVEAVRKLVRAVEPLGIDCLTLYAFSSENWKRPEDEIDHLMGLLRRFIETDLPEFIANDVRLKIIGDYHALAPDIVESIEDAIERTAAGKRILAVALNYGSQQEIVRAAALAAQEGEVTEASLARHLYTHDLPPLDLLIRTSGEVRLSNFLLWQAAYAEMVFTEVLWPDYTPEHLRTALDDFAARERRFGGR; encoded by the coding sequence ATGTCTGACTCCACCGGATCACGCGCGCGCCATGTCGCCATTATCATGGACGGCAATGGCCGCTGGGCGAAGCGGCGCGGCCTGCCGCGCGCCCTCGGCCACCGGCGCGGCGTGGAAGCGGTGCGCAAGCTGGTCCGCGCGGTCGAACCGCTGGGGATCGACTGCCTGACGCTCTATGCGTTCAGCAGCGAGAACTGGAAGCGGCCCGAGGACGAGATCGATCACCTCATGGGTCTGCTCCGGCGCTTCATCGAAACCGACCTGCCCGAATTCATCGCCAATGATGTCCGTTTGAAGATTATCGGCGATTATCATGCGCTTGCGCCCGATATCGTCGAATCGATCGAGGATGCCATCGAGCGAACGGCCGCAGGAAAGCGTATCCTCGCTGTCGCGCTGAATTACGGATCGCAGCAGGAAATCGTCCGAGCCGCCGCCCTGGCCGCACAGGAGGGCGAGGTGACCGAAGCCAGCCTTGCGCGCCATCTCTACACGCACGATCTCCCGCCGCTCGATCTTCTCATCCGCACCAGCGGCGAGGTCCGCCTGTCCAATTTTCTCTTGTGGCAGGCCGCCTACGCGGAGATGGTGTTCACCGAAGTGCTCTGGCCCGATTACACGCCCGAGCATCTGAGGACCGCGCTCGACGATTTCGCGGCCAGGGAGAGACGTTTTGGCGGCAGGTGA